In a single window of the Acidobacteriota bacterium genome:
- a CDS encoding metallopeptidase TldD-related protein: MKALRQATLVCSIVLGVSTLNAPAPHAAAANPLLAILQSELARNFDILKKEPVPPYFISYSVTDTRSTTISAAFGAIEQSSENRFRRLTADVRVGSYELDSTHQVRGGMSGGPRYSLVSLPLTDDELPIRAVVWRTTDSRYKPAVEALSRVKTNIATKVKEESPSADLSKEPPQTFIGQPAAYTIDVKEWEGRLRRITAPFAEDPLIFMADAGLSAEARTTYFVSTEGSQLLQGTTTWRLYIQSLTKAADGMELPLYVSYQATSQAGLPSEAQMLADVRTLMKQSAALRAAPVVEPFSGPAILSGRSAAVFFHEIFGHRVEGSRQKNVDDSQTFTKKIGQQILPAFISVTFDPTLRKAAGQDLAGYYAYDDEGVTAQRVTVVDKGVLKTFLMSRTPLAGFPQSNGHGRAQTGYAPASRQSNLIVESTMSMPHDALMARLKQEIKAQGKPFGLLFDNIEGGFTFTSRTLPNAFTVLPTLVYRIYPDNRTPELVRGVDMIGTPLSAFAKIVATSDKPEVFNGMCGAESGSVPVAAVSPALLVSEVEVQKKTQSQEMLPILPAPERKKQN, translated from the coding sequence ATGAAGGCACTCCGGCAGGCGACACTCGTCTGTAGCATCGTCCTGGGCGTCAGCACCTTGAACGCCCCTGCGCCGCACGCGGCTGCGGCCAACCCGCTGCTGGCCATCCTGCAGTCGGAGTTGGCGCGCAATTTCGACATCCTGAAGAAAGAGCCGGTGCCACCGTACTTCATCAGCTACTCGGTCACCGATACCCGCTCCACGACGATCAGCGCGGCGTTCGGCGCGATCGAACAGAGCTCCGAGAACCGGTTCCGGCGGCTGACCGCCGATGTGCGGGTTGGCAGCTACGAGCTCGACAGCACGCACCAGGTGCGTGGCGGAATGAGCGGCGGCCCGCGCTACTCACTGGTCTCGCTGCCCCTGACCGACGATGAGCTGCCCATCCGGGCTGTCGTCTGGCGGACGACCGACAGCCGCTACAAGCCGGCGGTCGAAGCGTTGTCCCGCGTGAAGACCAACATCGCCACCAAGGTGAAGGAAGAGTCGCCCTCAGCGGACTTGTCGAAGGAGCCGCCCCAGACATTCATCGGCCAGCCCGCCGCCTACACGATCGACGTGAAGGAATGGGAAGGCCGGCTCCGCCGCATCACGGCGCCGTTTGCCGAGGACCCGCTGATCTTCATGGCGGATGCCGGCCTCAGCGCCGAGGCGCGGACGACCTACTTCGTCAGCACCGAAGGCAGCCAGCTGCTCCAAGGCACGACGACGTGGCGGCTCTACATCCAGAGCCTGACGAAGGCCGCCGACGGGATGGAGCTGCCGCTCTACGTCTCGTACCAGGCCACATCGCAGGCCGGGTTGCCGAGCGAGGCCCAGATGCTGGCGGACGTGCGGACGCTGATGAAGCAGTCCGCCGCGCTGCGCGCGGCACCGGTGGTCGAGCCGTTCTCCGGACCGGCCATCTTGTCGGGACGATCGGCGGCCGTGTTCTTCCACGAGATCTTCGGCCACCGCGTCGAAGGGTCGCGGCAGAAAAACGTCGACGACTCGCAGACGTTCACCAAGAAGATCGGCCAGCAGATCCTGCCAGCCTTCATAAGCGTCACGTTCGACCCGACGCTGCGGAAGGCCGCGGGCCAGGACCTCGCCGGCTACTACGCCTACGATGACGAGGGTGTCACGGCGCAGCGCGTGACGGTGGTCGACAAGGGCGTCCTGAAGACCTTCCTCATGAGTCGCACGCCGCTCGCCGGCTTCCCGCAGTCGAACGGCCACGGGCGGGCCCAGACGGGGTACGCCCCTGCGTCGCGCCAGTCCAACCTGATTGTCGAGTCCACCATGTCCATGCCCCACGACGCGTTGATGGCCAGGCTCAAGCAGGAGATCAAGGCGCAAGGCAAGCCGTTCGGGCTGCTGTTCGACAACATCGAGGGCGGTTTCACGTTCACGTCGCGGACGCTCCCGAATGCGTTCACCGTGCTGCCGACGCTGGTCTACCGGATCTACCCGGACAACCGGACGCCGGAGCTCGTCCGCGGCGTCGACATGATCGGCACGCCGCTCTCCGCGTTCGCGAAAATCGTCGCCACCAGCGACAAGCCCGAGGTGTTCAACGGCATGTGCGGCGCCGAGAGCGGAAGCGTGCCGGTGGCGGCTGTCTCGCCGGCGCTGCTCGTCAGCGAGGTGGAAGTCCAGAAGAAGACGCAGTCGCAGGAGATGCTGCCGATTCTCCCTGCGCCCGAGCGGAAGAAGCAGAACTGA